Within the Coriobacteriia bacterium genome, the region GTGCTCGTGCTCGTGCTCGTGCTCGTGCTCGTGCTCGTGCTCGTGCTCGTGCTCGTGCTCGTGCTCGTGCTCGTGCTCGTGCTCGTGCTCGTGCTCGTGGCCTCCGTGGGTGTGATGCCCATGGTGTGCGTGCACCTCGTGGTCACTTTCGTCCGCCTCGTCATCCGAGCGTGCGACGAGGTGCCCGTACAGGTAGGCCATGTCGTGGTCGTGGTTCTCGTGCGCCTCGTCGAGCACGACGTCGAAGTCGCAGGCGTCGAGCCCTGCCTTGCGTACCCGGGAGACTCTCGTCGAAAAGCCGTCAAGCGGCAGCGTTGCGAGCGCAGCTTCGAGACGCTGTTGGCTGGCGCCCAGATCGAGCAGGGCGGCTACGAACATGTCGCCGCTGATGCCAGAGGCGCACTCCAGGTACAGTGCCGTCTTGTCCGTCACGCTTGCCGCCATCTTGGGTCCTCTCGTCTCACGTTTTCTCGCCTGCGCTTGCTGTCGCGTGGATCCAGGCTGCCAACCCCGTCGGGGGCCCTACGCTCTCGGGTGTCGCCCTCCCAGGTGGTTGATCATACTTGCCTGGTACCCCGCGCCAAAGCCGTTGTCGATGTTGACGACCGACACGCCGCTTGCGCACGAGTTGAGCATCGCGAGCAGCGCGGCGACCCCGCCGAAGCTCGCGCCGTAGCCCACGCTCGTCGGCACGGCGATGACTGGGCAACTCGCAAGTCCGCCCACGACGCTGGCCAGCGCGCCTTCCATGCCGGCGACCGCGATGACAACCTGCGCTGCGGCGATGTCATCGGCGTGGGCGAGCAGCCGGTGGATGCCGGCGACGCCGACGTCGTAGAGCCGCGTCACGCGGTTTCCGAGCATCTCCGCCGTGAGCGCCGCCTCCTCGGCGACGGGCAGGTCGCTTGTTCCCCCGCAGGCCACGACGATCGTTCCATCGCCGTTGGGTTCGGGCGCATCGCCGAGCACGCCGATGCGAGGCGTCTCGTGATAGTGCAGCGTTCGGTCGGGGCCGAGCAGCGCGCTGACGGCGGCAGCCTTCTCGGCGTCGATCCTCGTCACGATGACGCGCTCCTGCCCGGCGTCGGACAGCGCCGCGCATATGCCGGCGATCTGGTCGGCCGTTTTGCTTTCGCCGTACACGACCTCCGAGACGCCCTGGCGGATGCCGCGATGCGTGTCGAGCTTGGCATAGCCCAGGTCGACGAACGGCGCCGTCTGGAGGCGGTGCGTGGCCTCGTCGGGGTCAACGGCGCCCGATGCGACGTCGTGCATGAGGGCGACGAGATCGTGCTTGTCCATCGTGCGGTGTCCTTTCGGGCGGGGAGGCGGTGGCTTGCGGGCCGGCTGCTAGCTGTCGAGCCCCAGCTCGGGATGTTGCTGGGCAAACGAGCGGCGGGCCACGGCGAGCGTCTCCGGAGTGATGCGCGTGTCGGTGGGAACGCGCACGGCAAAGCAAGCGAAGCTCGGCTTGTCCGCCGTAAACAGGCCCAGCCCGCGCGAGGCGGCGCGCACGTCGTCCTTCGTCATGCCGGCTGCGCGCAGGGGAGAGACGACGCCCAGCTCGCGCATGGCACGAAAGCCCGGGCGGCGTGCTGGGTCGTCGCTGGCGTTCGTGGCGTCGAGCAACACGGTGCGGCCGTCGACGGCCATGTGCTGCAGGATCGTGCCGAACACGACGTGCTTGCAGCGGTAGCAGCGATCGGCTGGGTTGGCACACACTTCGTCTCGCGAGAATATGTCGACTTCGATGAGCTCGTGCTCGGCTCCGAGCTCGCGGGCGAGCCTCAGTGCGTCGGTGGTGTCGCGCGGCAGCTGAAAGGCCGTGCTGATCGTGTACGCCTTGACGTCGAAACCCTCGCGCAGGAGCTCGGCGAGCAGGTATGACGAGTCGACGCCGCCTGAGAACGCGAGACCGTAGCGCGTGGCTTTATCCAGGTTGAGCTGCATGGTGTGCGCGGACCTCTCTTTCGTGGGGAACGTCCCGAGGTGCGCGGGGCGAGCAACGTATCGCATTGTGACGCCCTGGAGCGCACTCAAGGCAAGCTGGGGCACTCGATGCCAATAAACTCACAAGAGGTGTGGTGCCGTGGTGGCGAGCGAGAGCATGTGGATGAATTATGAACGCAAGTGATATCAAGGTTTCGCCTTGCAATCAGGCAGATGTTCCCGTAATATTCAACTCTGCCGTACGACAAGCGCCAACGTAGCGCCAAACGTACCGGCTGCCAGATTAGCTCAGTTGGTAGAGCACCGCTCTCGTAAAGCGGGGGTCATCAGTTCGAGTCTGATATCTGGCTCCACCGAACTTGCAGGCCAGGAAGCGAAAGCTCCCTGGCCTTTTGCGTTTCAGGGATGCACTTACCCTTGGGCGCCCATGGCTTTCTCCAGCTGCAATCGCAGCAAAGCTTCCTGCCAACTCGCGCGAGCACGTCGCAAAGCTTTCGGGCAAAAAGACCTCCCCTCCCTTGGGCTTTCGTTCCGCTGCCCACGAGAGGGGAGGCCGACTTTTGGAAGACGCGGCCTCTTGTGTCGCTCCCTACGCGGCATCAGCCGCCGATGACGACGCCGAGGAACCGCCGCTCGCCAGCGCCTCGTCGAGCACGTTGGCGTCGCTTGTCGTGACCTCAGTGCCGTATGCCCCGGTCACGGTCACCGTCAGTGCGGACTCGCCCGCCACGACTTCGACATCGCCGGCAACGATGCGCACCGTGCGGCCCTGCTCGTCAATAACGGCTCCGCCTGCAGCCATGTTGAGCGCCGAAACCGTGCTGTCGTCTGTCACGATCCATGCGGACGTGGCGTCGATGTTGATCGCCAGGGGCTCGTCGGACGTCGAGTTGTTGGCGTTCGCCTCGATATGCGCCGAGCCGGTCCACTCCGAACCCTCGAGCAGATACATCGCCAGGCTCGAGATCGTGTCGACAACGGCTGCGCCCTCGAGCTCCTGCCCGATGCCCGTGAACGTCACCTGGGCGCCGTTGCTTCCTGCCTGGCCCCAGTTGTTGGCGTCGTTACCGGCCACGCGGACGAGTTCAACGGCGGAGCTGTCAAAGTCCAGCGATGTTCCCGCAAGGACGATGGACGCCTTCGTGTTCGTGCAGTAGAACAGAGCGCCGGACGTGATGGCACTCTTGAGCACGGAGTTTGCCGCCTGGAACGTCGCGGTCTCTCCGGTCGCAGCCTCAGCATCGCCTGAGGTCGACTGGTAGATGATGACGCCGTCGGCCACGGGATCGCTCGCCGTCTTGCCTGTGATCGTGCTTTCGAGCGTGGAGTTGCCGATGAGGATGGTGTTCAGGCCTTCCATGCCGGTAATCTGGCTCCCGGTCGCCGTGCCCGAGACGTCGAGGGCCGTGATGTGGCCCGTCGAGTAGAGCAGCGGCGAGCCCGACCCAGCCGTCGCCAGCGTGGAGTCGCTCACCGAGATCGTTCCGCCGCCGCGATCGGTTGCCACGGCCGCGCAGTGGTCGCCCTTCGTCGAGATGTCCACCTGGCTCGCCTCAATGACGCCACCGTATGTGGCATCAAGGCCGCGCGAGTTGCCCGCCGCTGTCGTGATGCTGCAGCCGGTCACATACGCCGCGCCCCCATCGGTTGCGAACACACCGTTGGAGCCCTCGCCGGTGGCATCGAGCGTCGAGTCTGTCAGTCTGACGGCCGATCTCTCGCCCACGCTCAGCACGATGGAGTTGACGCCGTAGAAGTTGCAGACGTCGCCATTCGTGTCGTCGCCAGCCTTCGTGATCGTGGCCTGCTCGATCTCCGCGGTGCCCGCGTTCTGGGCGAAGACGGCGTTTTGGTCGGCCTTGGGAGCGTCGATGCTCTCACCCGTGGAGGAAACGCTCTCGCCGTCGGCCACAAGCACACCTGCGTACGTGCCAGTGTAGTCATACGTCATCGTGTCCGCGCCGCCGGGGCCGCCCGCACCGCCCTCGGGAGGCTCGCCGGGGACGCCACCTTCGCTGCCGGGGCCGCCCGCGGCCTGGCCCTCGGGCGGGGTGTCTGCGCCCTCGGATGCGAATGCGACGCCTGCACGCATCGCCAGCACGAGTGCGGCGAGCGAGCCCGTGCCATAGACGAACGCGCGACGATCCATCGTACGGCCGAGCGAGGCGATGACGGCGTCCTCGGCAAGGCGCTCGCTTGCGCTGCGGGAGACGGGTGCGGTACCCATCGTGGTGTGAGTCGTGTCCATGTGATGAGCTCCTTCCGAATCGGGTGATGGCACGGATGCTATCAACGGAGAATCGTCGAGACCGGGGGCCCCACCGATCGCCTTCCACGATACGAATGCCGGCTCAACGAGGCCTGAAAGCTCCGGCGTGGCGACCCCGACCCCACAGGCCTCTCCCAAACATCGAAGCGTTTTCAGGATGATCGCGATACCCCTAGCGAGCGCCCCATCTCTCGCGGGGCCCTGGGGGAGTGCTAGGATTTGCCTCGCCATACAATTTGCGCGTTGCCGGGGTGGCGTTGGATCGCACGTTCCCGCACGCCTCTGGCCTGCGCGCTCTTTTCTGAGGAGGCCTCCTTCATGGAGGAAGAACCTATGGTTTCCTGCGCCTCTGCCGCGAACGCTGCGCCCAAGGACCGCGTGCCTGCCAAGGGCCTCGCGGCCGGCGCCCCCGCTCCGGTAACCCTGCCCACGAGCTCCGATCGCGCCCAGTCCCGCGCCCGCCGTGCGCCCGCCGCAACGCCGGGCTACCTCGTGGATCCCGGCTACGAGCTCTCGCCGGTCGAGCGCATGTTCTGTGAGCTTGTCGAGATCGATTCCCCGTCGTTTCACGAGCACGAGATGGCAGATGAGGTGCGCAACCGCCTCGGTGCCCTGGGCTTCGTCGTCACGGAGGACGCGACGAGCGGGCGCAACGACGGCGTCGTGACGGCCATCACCTCGACGAGGCGCTACGAGAACATATCTCACGGCGTGGCGTTCGATCTGCATCGCCTCGTTCACACGGGCAGCGACTGCGGCAACCTTTTCGCGACGCTGCCCGGTACCGGCGTACTGGCTGGCGCCGACCCCATCCTGTTCATCACGCACATGGATACAGTGCAGCCCGCCAACGGCAAGCACGCCCACGTTCACGCCGACGGCACGATCACGAGCATGGGCGACACGGTGCTCGGCGCCGATGACCTCGCCGGCATCGCGTGCGTCATGGCTGCCGTCGAGCGCCTGCAGCAACAGGGCGTTGCTCACCGTCCCGTCGAGCTCGCGTGCATGGTTGCCGAGGAGGTCGGCAACGTCGGCGCCCGCGCGTTCGACTTCTCGCAGTGCAAGGCGACGATGGCGTACACGCTTGACTACTCGGCCGACCCGCACGAGTACGCCTACCAGGCCCCGACGATCCTCTATCTCACGATCGAGGTCATCGGGCGCTCGGCCCACGCCGGCTTCTATCCCGAGAAGGGCATCAACGCCATCAAGATTGCGGCGCAGGCCATCGGTGCGACGCAGTGTGGGCGCATCGGTGACGACACGACGGTCAATATCGGCCTCATCTCGGGCGGCCGTGGCACGAACATCGTGCCCAGCGACGTTGTCATTCGTGGCGAGGTGCGCAGCTACAACCACGAAAAGGCCGTGGCCCAGGCCCAGCACGTCACCGAGCTGTTCCAGCAGGCGGCCGACGACTTCGGCGGGCGCGTGACCGTGCAGGTGAGCGAGGCGTGCCACGCGTACTGCATGGAGCAGGACGCGCCGGTCGTCCGTCGCTTCGAGCGCGCGTGCGAGGCGCTCGGCATGCAGGCGAGCGGGGCGCCGACGTTTGGCGGCAGCGACAACAACGTTGCGGTGGCCTACGGCATCCCGGGCATCGTCATGGCGAACGGCATGCGCGACGCCCACTCGACGCACGAGCACGTCCTGCCTGGTGACCTCGCGAAGGTCCAGGCCCTCGTCGAGCAGCTGCTGACGCTGGACTAGCCGTCAGAGAACGGCTGGGACGGCGCGTCTTGCAGCCGGGATGCCGGTTTCTGGCCGAGAGGCGGGCTCGTGCATGCCCGCTCTCGGGCGTGCCTTTGGTGGGCTGCCGCCTGCCGTGCGCTTACCTGCGGAAACGCCGCAACGAAAAGCGGCGCCGCGCCTCCGTGGTCTGGAAGCGCGGCGCCGCCTATTCACGAGCTTGATTTCTGGCCGAGATTTGGGCACATCCTGTCAGGGATCGCGACCTCCACTCGCCCCACAAGGCCGTCCGGGCACGGGAGGGCCGGCGTATCGCCCTCTGCTCGAGAGGGCCTGCCTCCTCGGCTTCGCCTTACATCGCCGCCGCAGCCGCCTGTGTGCCGGCGATGCGTCCCCAGTTCAGCACGCCCTGCAGGCACGTACCGCTGCCCGGGTAGTAGGGGCCCAGCCAACCGCCCGCGTTCGTGCCGGCTGCGTACAGGCCGACGATGGGCTCGCCGTCGCGCCCGATAACCTGTGCGTCCGTATTGATCTTGAGGCCGCCGATCGACCCGATGTTCGTGTTGACTGTCTTCCAGGCGTAAAACGGCGGCTCGTCGAGCGGCGTCAGCTGCGCCGTGCGGCGCCACACCGGGTCGATGCCGCTGGCGATGTCGGAGTTCCACGTGTCAACCGTGCGCGCCAGCACGGCGGGGTCGATGCCCATGAGCTTCGAGAGCTCCTCGACGGTCTCGCCGCTCACCATGGAGCCGTCGTCGAGTGCGGCCTGCAGCTTATCGGGATCGCTCCAGTCGGCCTGGGCCACGCCCGTCATCTTGGAGTCCATGACCATCCAGCACGCGCCCGTCGTGCCCGCCTCGTCGTCGAAGCCGCCTTCCTGCACGCAGGCGTTGTAGATGGCGCGACAGTGGAACGCGTACGTCGTGTCCTCGCGAACGAAGCGCACGCCGCGCTGGTTCACGAGCAGGTAGGGGATCTCGGGGTTCGTGTTGTTCGTGTACGACCACGTCTGCAGCAACAGGTCGACGGCGCCGCCGAAGCGCCCGACTTGCGCACCAGCCTCCATGCCCATGACGATGCCGTCGCCGGTGTCCGTGGCGGCCGTGGCGACGTTTTGCGTCTTGAGGTCCCAGTACTGCTGCGGGCTGTAGCGCTTGGCCAACTCCTCGTTGTGCTCGATGCCGCTCATGGCCAGCACGACGGCCTTGGCGCCGAGACGTGCCCCGTCGGCCGTGACGACGCCCGTGACGGCGCCGGACTCGTCGGTGACAAGCGACGCCGCTGCGACGCCGGTCTGGATCTCGCCGCCTGCCGCCTCGACGGCAGCCTGGGCGTTCGTCGTCCACACGACGCCGCCAGTCTTCGTGGTGTCGGCGGCGTCCGTGATGAGGTGGATGCGGTCGGCCATGTTGGCCAGATCGGTGTAGGCGGCCGGATAGCAGCCGAACACCTTGCTGTACGTGATGCCGAAGCTGTCCGCCATCCACTGTAGGTTGTCGGCCGCGTTATCGGCCATGCAGCGCACGAGCTCCGGCTCGACGAAGCCCTCGCCGTCCTGTAGCCAGAACGCGTAGTGCTTGTCGGCGTTGTCGTCGGCGACGCCGTTGACGCCGAGCTCCTTCTGCCAGCTCGTGCCCGACGCCTGGATGGCCCCCTCGGCCGTCGCCGTCGTGCCGCCGCAGGCGTCGGCCTTCTCGAGCACGAGTACGCGTGCGGCTCCGGCCTCGAGTGCGGCGTAGGCGGCCGTCAGACCCGCGCCGCCGCCACCGCACACGATGACGTCGTACTCGGCGTCCCAGGCGTCACCTGCGGCGGAGGAAGCCTTTTCGGAAGCGAGTGCGCTTCCGGCCCCCGCTGCCGCAAGCGCTGCCGAGCTCAGGGCTGCCCCGGCGACGAAGCCGCGGCGGGAGAGGGTGGATGTGGTGTCTGACATGGAAAGCCCCCTTTTGCGTTTGGCCGCCCCATGGCCGGGGCGGCGCCCCAGCGTTTCCGCGTGCTGGCATCCCCCTGATGCCACGACGGAAACGCATACCACAATCATAGGCTTTCCACGTTCGCCGCGAAAGACCGCTCGCCCAGTCGCCACTTCCGGAAGTGCGAGCTGGCGCAAGTGTCTCCAGCGCGTCACCTTGAGGGTTTTCGCGCAAAAGCCCAGGTGGTACCTGAAAGTAAGCTGAGGCTTGACCCGGGAAGACACATCGTTCAGCTCGCACTTCCGGAAGTGCGCGATTTCGCACGGGCCGGAGGCGCGCGCCGCCCTTACGCCAGCGTCGCCGCGAACGCGAGCGCCTCTTCGACGTGCTCGTTCGTTGTCGCCCACGACGTCACGAAGCGGATGACGCGCGTCGCTCCCTCGTCAAAGAACGTCTCGCATCCCAGCACGTCGTTGAAAGCCTGGCCGATCGCGGTTGGGACGCGGTAGAACAGCTGGTTGGACGCGCAGGGGGTATAGGCCTCGAAGCCGAGCTTGTCGAGGCCGGCGGCCAACTGCGTTGCGCGCTCGTTGGCGTTGCGCGCGCACCCCCAGTACAGGGCGCCACCGTCGGCAAACGCCGTCTCGAACTGCACGCCGAGCAGCCGGCCCTTGGCCAGCAGGTTCTGGTGCTGCTTCATGAGCCAGGGGAAGTCCTGGCGCAGCTGCGGGTCGCGGATGACGACGGCCTCGCCGAACATCAGGCCGTTCTTCGTGCCTCCCACGTAGAACGCGTCGGCCATGTGTGCCAGCTCGGGCAGCGTCACTTCGTTGCCTGCCGCGGTCAGGGCACTGCCGAGGCGGGCACCGTCGACGAAGAACTTCATGTCATGGGCGCGTGCGCAGCTGGCAAGCGCGCTGAGCTGCTTCTTTGTGTAGACGCCACCCAGCTCTGTCGTGTCGCTCACGTAGATGGTGCGCGGCCGCGTCATGTGGTTGGCGAACGCGGCGTTCTCTGCCACGATGCGCTCAACCTCGGAGGGACTCACGAAGCCGTCGGTGTCGTGTGTCGCGAGGATCTTGTGCCCGCTTGCCTCAAGCGCACCTGTCTCGTGCGTGTTGATGTGACCGTCGGGCGTGCAGACGACGGCGTCGTAGGGGCGCTCGAGCAGGCCACACAGCGAGATGACGTTGGCTGCCGTTCCGCCGACGACAAACTCGACGCTCGCCTCCTCGGGGCTCAGCCCACACGCCTCCAGGATGAGGGCACGGGCGCGCTCACAGTGCTCGTCGGTCGTGTACCCGCCGGCCTGCTCGAGGTTCGTGCGCACGAGGGCGTCGAGGATGGCGGGGTGGGCGCCCTCGGAGTAGTCGTTGGTGAACCGGTGGAGCTTCGGCGCCGGTGCGCTCATGGTCTGTCCTTCCGTAGGGAGGCTGCTGGTGTCATTCTGCGAGAAATTGTAGGCCCCACCGATAATTGGTGATGACAGGTGGACCACCTGCGTATACGTCTCCCGAAAAGAAGCTGAGCTGCCGGCTGAATCATTCCAATCTTCTCGGGAGAAGGCATTGACGCGGCTGCTGCCGTGCGGTTTCCTAGGATTGGGAGTGTCGCGCGATAAGGGGGCGCGACCGCCGTGAAAGGGGAACACACTATGAGTGCCACAGTTGATCGTCGCACGTTT harbors:
- a CDS encoding M20/M25/M40 family metallo-hydrolase, with amino-acid sequence MEEEPMVSCASAANAAPKDRVPAKGLAAGAPAPVTLPTSSDRAQSRARRAPAATPGYLVDPGYELSPVERMFCELVEIDSPSFHEHEMADEVRNRLGALGFVVTEDATSGRNDGVVTAITSTRRYENISHGVAFDLHRLVHTGSDCGNLFATLPGTGVLAGADPILFITHMDTVQPANGKHAHVHADGTITSMGDTVLGADDLAGIACVMAAVERLQQQGVAHRPVELACMVAEEVGNVGARAFDFSQCKATMAYTLDYSADPHEYAYQAPTILYLTIEVIGRSAHAGFYPEKGINAIKIAAQAIGATQCGRIGDDTTVNIGLISGGRGTNIVPSDVVIRGEVRSYNHEKAVAQAQHVTELFQQAADDFGGRVTVQVSEACHAYCMEQDAPVVRRFERACEALGMQASGAPTFGGSDNNVAVAYGIPGIVMANGMRDAHSTHEHVLPGDLAKVQALVEQLLTLD
- a CDS encoding FAD-dependent oxidoreductase: MSDTTSTLSRRGFVAGAALSSAALAAAGAGSALASEKASSAAGDAWDAEYDVIVCGGGGAGLTAAYAALEAGAARVLVLEKADACGGTTATAEGAIQASGTSWQKELGVNGVADDNADKHYAFWLQDGEGFVEPELVRCMADNAADNLQWMADSFGITYSKVFGCYPAAYTDLANMADRIHLITDAADTTKTGGVVWTTNAQAAVEAAGGEIQTGVAAASLVTDESGAVTGVVTADGARLGAKAVVLAMSGIEHNEELAKRYSPQQYWDLKTQNVATAATDTGDGIVMGMEAGAQVGRFGGAVDLLLQTWSYTNNTNPEIPYLLVNQRGVRFVREDTTYAFHCRAIYNACVQEGGFDDEAGTTGACWMVMDSKMTGVAQADWSDPDKLQAALDDGSMVSGETVEELSKLMGIDPAVLARTVDTWNSDIASGIDPVWRRTAQLTPLDEPPFYAWKTVNTNIGSIGGLKINTDAQVIGRDGEPIVGLYAAGTNAGGWLGPYYPGSGTCLQGVLNWGRIAGTQAAAAAM
- a CDS encoding ExsB family transcriptional regulator, whose product is MQLNLDKATRYGLAFSGGVDSSYLLAELLREGFDVKAYTISTAFQLPRDTTDALRLARELGAEHELIEVDIFSRDEVCANPADRCYRCKHVVFGTILQHMAVDGRTVLLDATNASDDPARRPGFRAMRELGVVSPLRAAGMTKDDVRAASRGLGLFTADKPSFACFAVRVPTDTRITPETLAVARRSFAQQHPELGLDS
- a CDS encoding DUF111 family protein, with protein sequence MAASVTDKTALYLECASGISGDMFVAALLDLGASQQRLEAALATLPLDGFSTRVSRVRKAGLDACDFDVVLDEAHENHDHDMAYLYGHLVARSDDEADESDHEVHAHHGHHTHGGHEHEHEHEHEHEHEHEHEHEHEHEHEHEHEHEH
- a CDS encoding adhesin translates to MDTTHTTMGTAPVSRSASERLAEDAVIASLGRTMDRRAFVYGTGSLAALVLAMRAGVAFASEGADTPPEGQAAGGPGSEGGVPGEPPEGGAGGPGGADTMTYDYTGTYAGVLVADGESVSSTGESIDAPKADQNAVFAQNAGTAEIEQATITKAGDDTNGDVCNFYGVNSIVLSVGERSAVRLTDSTLDATGEGSNGVFATDGGAAYVTGCSITTAAGNSRGLDATYGGVIEASQVDISTKGDHCAAVATDRGGGTISVSDSTLATAGSGSPLLYSTGHITALDVSGTATGSQITGMEGLNTILIGNSTLESTITGKTASDPVADGVIIYQSTSGDAEAATGETATFQAANSVLKSAITSGALFYCTNTKASIVLAGTSLDFDSSAVELVRVAGNDANNWGQAGSNGAQVTFTGIGQELEGAAVVDTISSLAMYLLEGSEWTGSAHIEANANNSTSDEPLAINIDATSAWIVTDDSTVSALNMAAGGAVIDEQGRTVRIVAGDVEVVAGESALTVTVTGAYGTEVTTSDANVLDEALASGGSSASSSAADAA
- a CDS encoding threonine aldolase; the encoded protein is MSAPAPKLHRFTNDYSEGAHPAILDALVRTNLEQAGGYTTDEHCERARALILEACGLSPEEASVEFVVGGTAANVISLCGLLERPYDAVVCTPDGHINTHETGALEASGHKILATHDTDGFVSPSEVERIVAENAAFANHMTRPRTIYVSDTTELGGVYTKKQLSALASCARAHDMKFFVDGARLGSALTAAGNEVTLPELAHMADAFYVGGTKNGLMFGEAVVIRDPQLRQDFPWLMKQHQNLLAKGRLLGVQFETAFADGGALYWGCARNANERATQLAAGLDKLGFEAYTPCASNQLFYRVPTAIGQAFNDVLGCETFFDEGATRVIRFVTSWATTNEHVEEALAFAATLA
- the larB gene encoding nickel pincer cofactor biosynthesis protein LarB encodes the protein MDKHDLVALMHDVASGAVDPDEATHRLQTAPFVDLGYAKLDTHRGIRQGVSEVVYGESKTADQIAGICAALSDAGQERVIVTRIDAEKAAAVSALLGPDRTLHYHETPRIGVLGDAPEPNGDGTIVVACGGTSDLPVAEEAALTAEMLGNRVTRLYDVGVAGIHRLLAHADDIAAAQVVIAVAGMEGALASVVGGLASCPVIAVPTSVGYGASFGGVAALLAMLNSCASGVSVVNIDNGFGAGYQASMINHLGGRHPRA